The Pseudomonas sp. R4-35-07 nucleotide sequence GGCATCGGCCGCACCGGCGCCTGGTTTGCCTTCCAGCACGAGGGCATTACCCCGGACGTGATGACCCTGGCCAAAGGCCTCGGCAACGGCGTACCCATTGGCGCCTGCCTGGCCCGGGCCGCCGTCGGCCAGTTGTTTACCCCCGGCAGTCACGGCAGCACCTTTGGCGGCAACCCCTTGGCCTGCCGGGTGGGCTGCACGGTGCTGAACATCATTGAAGAGCAAGGCTTGCTGCATAACGCTGCGCAACAAGGTGCACGGCTGCTGGCGCGGTTGCGGGTGGAATTGAGCGAGCATCCGCAGGTAGTGGCGATTCGGGGGCAGGGCCTGATGATCGGCATCGAACTGGCTCGCCCGTATCGCGATCTGGCCCAGCGTGCGGCGCAGGAGCATGGGCTGCTGATTAACGTGACGCGCGGCAAGATCATCCGCCTGCTGCCACCGCTGACGCTGGATGCCAAGGAAGTCGAGATGATCGTAAGGGCGATCACCCGTTTACTTGAGTAAAACCCGATCAAAACCTTTAAAGGTCACTCCCGTTCAGCCATTCCTGGTTCATGGTTTCGGTATCTCCCAGGTATTCCAACAACCACGTCATCGCCGGCGACAGTTTGTTCTGCGCCCACGCCACGCACGAGGGGCTGGCGGGGAAGGGCCGGTGCAGTTGCAGCGCCACCAGCTCACCGCGCTCGATCCATGGCAGCACCTGATGCGCCGGGGCCATGCCGACGCACAAGCCATCACGCAGGCAATCGAGCGCCGAGGACCAGTTGGGCACCACCAGGCGCCGCTGGTTATCCAGGGTCCAGGTATCGCGCTTGGGCAGGTTGCGTGAGGTGTCGGTCATGCACAGGGATGCATATGGGCGAAGTTGATCGTCACTGAGCAGGCCTTCTATCGCCGCCAAGGGATGCCTGGCGCTGACCACGCACAGCCAGTTCAACAGGCCCATGTCGCGGAATGTGAAGTGGCTGGCCACCGGCACCGCGCTGGTGGCGCCGATCACAATGTCGGTGCGCTCATCCGCCAGGGCGTCCCACACGCCGTTGTACACCTCGTACTCCAGCAGCAATTCCACTTCGGGAAACTGTCGATAAAAATCCAGCACCAGTTGCCGACAGCGCTGCGGCTTGACGATGGAATCCACTGCCACCTTCAATTGCCCGCTCCAGCCATTGGCCACCTGCTGGCACAAGCGCCGTGTGCCGAGCATTTTTTTCATTACGCCACGGGCTTCGTCTATAAACAGCCGGCCGGCGGGCGTCAGCTCCACGTCACGGTGGCGCCGTATGAACAGCGGCACCGCCAGCCATTCCTCGAGTTGACGCACCGTATAGCTGATGGCCGACGGTACGCGATGCAGTTCCTGAGCGGCGGCACTGAAGCTGCCGTGGCGTGCGACGGCATCGACCACATCCAGGGAGTATTCGGACCACATGGCGGCTGCCTTCAAAATTATTGATAAGAGTGTCCAATTATTATCGCTTCACAGGAAAACTGTCAGCTTCATAATGGGCGCCAGTCAGCAAATAGTTTGATGGCAGGATCCACAAGGCTTCAATGAAAAATTCTTTTGGTTTCACTTGGTATCTGGCGGGGCTGAGCATGCTCGGTTATCTCGCCATGGACATGTATTTGCCGGCGTTTGGCGCCATGGGCGCGCAACTGCAGATTGGCGCCGGGGCCGTGGGCGCCAGCTTGAGTATTTTCCTCGCCGGGTTTGCGCTAGGGCAGTTGCTGTGGGGGCCATTGTCCGACCGGCTCGGGCGCAAGCCGGTGCTGCTTACGGGGCTGAGCCTGTTTGTACTGGGGTGCCTGGGCATGTTCTGGGTGCAGACCGCGCCGCAGCTGTGGGCGCTGCGTTTTATCCAGGCGATCGGTGTGTGTTCCGCCGCCGTGAGTTGGCAGGCGCTGGTGATTGATCGCTACCCGGCCGACAAGGCGCACCGCGTGTTTGCCAGCATCATGCCGCTGATGTCGCTATCGCCGGCCCTGGCGCCGCTGTTGGGCGCGATGGTGTTGAATCACTTTGGCTGGCAGGCGATTTTCGGCGTATTGCTGGGCGTGTCGCTGCTCTTGCTGCTGCCGACCGTGTTCCTGCGTAGCGCGCCGAAGCGCCAGACGGACGCACCGGTGCGCCTGGGCTATGCACAGCTGCTCACTTCACGGGTATTTACCGGCAACGTCATGATATTTGCCGCCTGCTCCGCCAGTTTCTTTGCCTGGTTGACCGCTTCGCCATTTATCCTTGGCGGCATGGGTTACAGCCCGAATGACATCGGCCTCAGCTACGTGTTGCCGACCCTGGCGTTTCTGGTCGGCGGCTACAGTTGCCGCAGCGCCTTGCAACGTTTGCCGGGCAAGACCCTGCTGCCGTGGCTGCTCGCGTTCTACTGCCTGAGCATGGTGGCGCTGTATCTGGTTGCAACCCTGACCGTGCCGACCCTTACTACCTTGCTGATTCCGTTCTGCCTGATGGCGCTGTGCAACGGTGCCAGCTACCCGATCGTGGTAGCGAATGCGCTGATGCCCTTTGCGGAAAATTCCGGCAAGGCGGCGGCGCTGC carries:
- the punR gene encoding DNA-binding transcriptional activator PunR, whose translation is MWSEYSLDVVDAVARHGSFSAAAQELHRVPSAISYTVRQLEEWLAVPLFIRRHRDVELTPAGRLFIDEARGVMKKMLGTRRLCQQVANGWSGQLKVAVDSIVKPQRCRQLVLDFYRQFPEVELLLEYEVYNGVWDALADERTDIVIGATSAVPVASHFTFRDMGLLNWLCVVSARHPLAAIEGLLSDDQLRPYASLCMTDTSRNLPKRDTWTLDNQRRLVVPNWSSALDCLRDGLCVGMAPAHQVLPWIERGELVALQLHRPFPASPSCVAWAQNKLSPAMTWLLEYLGDTETMNQEWLNGSDL
- the punC gene encoding purine nucleoside transporter PunC, giving the protein MKNSFGFTWYLAGLSMLGYLAMDMYLPAFGAMGAQLQIGAGAVGASLSIFLAGFALGQLLWGPLSDRLGRKPVLLTGLSLFVLGCLGMFWVQTAPQLWALRFIQAIGVCSAAVSWQALVIDRYPADKAHRVFASIMPLMSLSPALAPLLGAMVLNHFGWQAIFGVLLGVSLLLLLPTVFLRSAPKRQTDAPVRLGYAQLLTSRVFTGNVMIFAACSASFFAWLTASPFILGGMGYSPNDIGLSYVLPTLAFLVGGYSCRSALQRLPGKTLLPWLLAFYCLSMVALYLVATLTVPTLTTLLIPFCLMALCNGASYPIVVANALMPFAENSGKAAALQNTLQLGLCFLASLLVSSMIEQPLLITVIVMLATAPLAVLGYWLARPKARRSKLASA